A region of Fimbriimonadaceae bacterium DNA encodes the following proteins:
- the rpsE gene encoding 30S ribosomal protein S5, protein MTGRRDNRQQQTEGPQLDVRVVRSNKVFKTHKGGKTASWSILVVVGDNKGSVGVGLGKARGIPDAIRKAEESARKNMFRVPMIGDTIPHEVRAKCGTATVLLRPASPGTGVKAGSAVRACLEAAGIHNVLAKSLGSRNAVNMAYATIDAFKRLAAPEDAAAKRGLDANELVPWLSKARKEEEDAAH, encoded by the coding sequence ATGACCGGCCGGCGAGACAATCGGCAGCAGCAGACCGAGGGTCCGCAGCTCGATGTTCGCGTGGTGCGGTCGAATAAAGTGTTCAAGACCCACAAGGGCGGCAAGACGGCCTCTTGGTCGATCCTCGTCGTCGTGGGCGACAACAAGGGTAGCGTGGGCGTCGGCCTTGGCAAGGCGCGCGGCATTCCCGATGCGATCCGCAAGGCGGAAGAGTCGGCGCGAAAGAACATGTTCCGCGTGCCGATGATCGGCGACACGATCCCGCATGAGGTCCGCGCCAAGTGCGGTACCGCAACCGTTCTGCTCCGGCCGGCTTCGCCCGGTACGGGCGTGAAGGCAGGCAGCGCCGTCCGCGCCTGCCTGGAAGCAGCCGGGATCCACAACGTGCTCGCCAAGAGCCTCGGCAGCCGCAATGCGGTGAACATGGCTTATGCGACCATCGATGCCTTTAAGCGGCTTGCCGCGCCGGAAGATGCGGCGGCCAAGCGCGGCCTCGATGCCAACGAGCTCGTACCGTGGCTCAGCAAGGCGCGCAAGGAGGAAGAGGATGCTGCGCATTAG
- the rpsN gene encoding 30S ribosomal protein S14: protein MAKKCLIEKQAKLQATWERLRKEEQEIKALPLEQRQEAMEAFKTRRVRNRQFKARFYNRSAIGGRARGYIRFFGISRQVFREMAHRGQIPGVTKSSW, encoded by the coding sequence ATGGCAAAAAAGTGTTTAATCGAGAAGCAAGCCAAGCTCCAGGCAACCTGGGAGCGCTTGCGTAAGGAAGAGCAAGAGATCAAGGCTCTTCCGCTAGAGCAGCGCCAAGAGGCGATGGAAGCCTTCAAGACTCGGCGAGTCAGGAATCGCCAGTTCAAGGCGCGCTTCTACAATCGCTCGGCGATTGGCGGCCGTGCTCGCGGCTACATCCGATTTTTCGGCATCAGCCGGCAAGTTTTCCGGGAGATGGCCCACCGTGGCCAGATTCCTGGCGTGACCAAGTCGAGCTGGTAG
- the rplF gene encoding 50S ribosomal protein L6 has product MSRIGLRPIEVPNGVTVEVEADNLVKVKGPKGQLEMRVARELTLKQEDGTIAIERPNNQARMRSQHGLARTLVSNMVEGVTKGHKRELEIIGVGYRAQLSGKNLILNMGYSHPVTIEADEGVTFELPQEEKGRAQRIIVSGIDKAMVGQFAADIRKVRKPDPYKGKGIRYVGEVVKLKAGKRAAAKK; this is encoded by the coding sequence ATGTCGCGAATTGGATTGAGACCGATCGAGGTTCCCAACGGCGTCACCGTCGAAGTGGAAGCCGACAACCTCGTCAAGGTGAAGGGGCCCAAGGGCCAGCTTGAAATGCGCGTTGCCCGCGAACTGACGCTGAAGCAGGAAGACGGAACGATTGCGATTGAGCGGCCGAACAACCAGGCCCGGATGCGGAGTCAGCACGGCCTCGCTCGCACGCTCGTCAGCAATATGGTCGAAGGGGTTACCAAGGGCCACAAGCGGGAACTGGAGATTATCGGCGTGGGCTATCGTGCCCAACTGTCCGGCAAGAACCTTATCCTCAATATGGGCTACAGCCACCCGGTTACGATCGAGGCGGACGAAGGCGTGACCTTCGAGCTGCCCCAAGAAGAAAAGGGCCGCGCCCAGCGAATCATCGTCAGTGGCATCGACAAGGCCATGGTCGGCCAGTTTGCCGCCGACATCCGAAAGGTGCGAAAGCCGGATCCCTACAAGGGCAAGGGCATTCGCTACGTCGGCGAGGTCGTCAAGCTCAAGGCCGGTAAGCGAGCGGCGGCGAAGAAGTAA
- a CDS encoding putative transport protein gives MQTESGFDRQYRYILFWCAAAVVAVLSWLVLQPLLPALLWAIVLSVLLQPVYRRFRDRWSENASALMAVFTALAAIIVPLGLVGALMFIQINELSHTLTSTAAPGENAFTIEHIAARVDEMARPLLERVGSNFSVASYVEKNREELIRSVRGPITSATIGFATGVFQVVIALLTMFFMLRDSHGLKAVALDVIPLPRERSEAILDRIVGTMRAVFVGIILVAVAQGTLAGLAYWGAGVPEPLIWTVATMILCAIPLLGSPIIYIPMSLLLMSQGKVWNGLFLLAFGLIVVSNLDNILRPFVIGARTGIHPIALFFSLLGGIFVMGPIGIMGGPVLLTFALAMIEIVRERRAALAAV, from the coding sequence ATGCAAACCGAGTCAGGATTCGACCGCCAGTATCGCTACATCCTCTTCTGGTGCGCCGCGGCCGTCGTGGCAGTTCTCTCCTGGCTCGTACTTCAGCCGCTGTTGCCTGCGCTGCTCTGGGCGATCGTGCTCAGCGTGCTGCTGCAGCCGGTCTACCGTCGATTCCGAGACAGGTGGAGCGAGAACGCGAGCGCGCTGATGGCCGTCTTTACGGCCCTGGCCGCCATCATCGTCCCGCTCGGCCTGGTCGGGGCCTTGATGTTCATTCAGATCAACGAGCTGAGCCACACCCTGACCAGCACGGCCGCTCCGGGGGAAAACGCCTTTACGATCGAGCATATCGCCGCCCGGGTCGACGAGATGGCTCGCCCGCTCCTGGAGCGGGTGGGCAGCAACTTCAGTGTCGCCTCCTATGTCGAGAAGAACAGGGAGGAGCTGATCCGGTCGGTGAGAGGACCAATCACCAGCGCGACGATCGGTTTTGCGACCGGCGTTTTCCAGGTCGTCATCGCCTTGCTGACGATGTTTTTCATGCTGCGCGACTCGCATGGTCTCAAGGCGGTGGCACTCGATGTCATTCCGTTGCCCAGAGAGCGTTCCGAGGCCATACTCGATCGCATCGTAGGCACGATGCGGGCGGTCTTCGTCGGCATCATTCTGGTTGCTGTGGCACAGGGAACGCTGGCCGGACTTGCCTACTGGGGCGCGGGCGTTCCTGAGCCCCTGATCTGGACGGTCGCAACGATGATCCTTTGCGCCATCCCCCTGCTCGGCTCGCCGATCATCTATATCCCGATGTCCTTGCTGCTCATGTCGCAGGGGAAGGTCTGGAATGGTTTATTCCTACTCGCGTTCGGGTTGATCGTCGTCAGCAATCTCGACAACATTCTCCGGCCGTTCGTGATCGGCGCCCGCACGGGTATTCACCCGATCGCGCTGTTCTTCAGCCTGCTTGGCGGCATTTTCGTGATGGGACCGATCGGCATCATGGGTGGTCCCGTGCTGCTTACCTTCGCCTTGGCGATGATCGAAATCGTTCGCGAACGCCGGGCGGCCCTTGCTGCCGTTTAG
- the rplO gene encoding 50S ribosomal protein L15 yields MKLHELKPAKGSKRPRRRVARGIGSGLGKTAGRGTKGQKARRQIHPRFEGGQTPIQRRLPVKKGFRNVNHKVFSVVNLDDLERLFSAGDEVTPEKLVAAGVISANKDGVKILGFGELTKKLKVSAHAFSKSAEAAITGKGGAITRIE; encoded by the coding sequence ATGAAATTACACGAACTCAAGCCGGCCAAGGGCAGCAAGCGGCCACGCCGACGCGTAGCCCGAGGTATCGGCAGTGGTCTGGGCAAGACCGCTGGACGCGGCACCAAGGGCCAGAAGGCACGGCGTCAGATCCACCCTCGCTTCGAGGGCGGCCAGACCCCGATTCAGCGCCGACTGCCCGTCAAGAAGGGCTTTCGCAACGTGAATCACAAGGTCTTCTCGGTGGTTAATCTCGACGACCTCGAAAGGCTGTTCAGCGCCGGCGACGAAGTGACGCCGGAGAAACTCGTGGCGGCCGGTGTCATCTCGGCGAACAAAGATGGCGTAAAGATCCTTGGGTTTGGTGAATTGACCAAGAAACTCAAGGTGTCCGCGCACGCCTTCAGCAAATCGGCTGAAGCGGCGATCACGGGCAAAGGCGGAGCAATCACTCGAATCGAATAG
- the rplR gene encoding 50S ribosomal protein L18, with translation MAKTTQHQARIVRHKRVRKNVVGTTERPRLAVFRSLKHISVQLIDDTNGVTICSASSLEKDLKAPGNVDGAKKVGEAIAKRAKAAGVERVVFDRGGFRYHGRVASLASGAREGGLEF, from the coding sequence ATGGCTAAAACAACCCAACATCAGGCTCGAATCGTCCGCCACAAGCGGGTCCGCAAGAATGTGGTCGGCACCACCGAGCGGCCGCGCCTCGCGGTCTTTCGCAGCCTCAAGCACATTTCCGTCCAGCTGATCGACGACACCAACGGGGTGACGATCTGCAGTGCCAGCAGTCTGGAGAAGGACCTGAAGGCACCGGGCAACGTCGATGGCGCCAAGAAGGTCGGCGAGGCAATCGCCAAGCGGGCTAAGGCTGCGGGCGTCGAGAGAGTCGTTTTCGACCGGGGCGGTTTCCGCTACCACGGTCGTGTAGCAAGCCTCGCCAGCGGAGCTCGCGAGGGCGGTCTGGAGTTCTAA
- the pyrD gene encoding Dihydroorotate dehydrogenase (quinone) — translation MSAYERVLRPILFRLDAERAHNLALWAVARGLIRTRLVKDDRLQVSANNLYFSNPVGLAAGVDKDATAVSRWSSLGFGFAEVGTLTYHGQPGNPKPRLIRIPEDKAIINRMGFNNGGISAAAPRLASRGAGIPIGVNIGKSKVTPIEDAAAEYAKIYEIAWKLGDYVVVNVSSPNTPDLRSLQDKQALSDILTAMRTVKEGERIFVKISPDLTVGQLEDVVEVGWQQRIAGFIATNTTVSRDGLSRPTQEVGGLSGRPLKPLADDNLQLLSEMVNGEMTLIGVGGIFSAQDVLDKLRLGASLVQIYSGWVYNGPGFVPKLLLGLLDAMNEANALNLSELTSKGVAPTG, via the coding sequence ATGTCTGCCTACGAGCGCGTGCTTCGGCCGATTCTGTTTCGACTCGATGCCGAGCGTGCGCACAACCTCGCCTTGTGGGCGGTCGCTCGCGGACTCATTAGAACGCGCTTGGTCAAGGACGATCGGCTGCAGGTTTCCGCCAATAATCTTTACTTTTCAAATCCCGTGGGTCTGGCTGCCGGCGTCGACAAAGACGCGACGGCGGTTTCGCGCTGGTCCAGTCTGGGATTTGGATTCGCCGAAGTGGGGACCCTCACCTATCACGGCCAGCCGGGCAATCCCAAGCCGAGGCTGATTCGCATTCCCGAAGACAAGGCGATCATCAATCGAATGGGGTTCAACAACGGCGGGATCAGCGCCGCCGCTCCCCGCCTGGCTTCCCGAGGGGCCGGCATTCCGATCGGGGTCAACATCGGCAAATCGAAGGTCACCCCTATCGAGGACGCCGCCGCCGAGTACGCGAAGATTTACGAAATAGCTTGGAAACTTGGCGATTACGTGGTCGTCAACGTGTCGTCGCCCAACACGCCCGACCTTCGCAGCCTGCAAGACAAGCAGGCGCTGAGCGACATCCTGACCGCGATGCGCACCGTCAAGGAGGGCGAGCGAATTTTTGTCAAGATCTCTCCCGACCTCACGGTAGGACAGCTCGAAGACGTGGTTGAAGTTGGGTGGCAGCAGCGCATCGCCGGGTTTATCGCAACCAACACGACGGTAAGTCGGGACGGACTCAGCCGCCCGACACAAGAGGTCGGCGGCCTATCCGGCCGTCCGCTGAAGCCGCTCGCCGATGACAATCTTCAGCTGCTTTCAGAGATGGTCAATGGGGAGATGACCCTGATCGGTGTCGGCGGGATCTTCAGCGCCCAGGACGTGCTCGACAAGCTACGCCTCGGCGCAAGCCTGGTCCAGATCTATAGCGGCTGGGTCTATAACGGCCCTGGATTCGTGCCGAAGCTGCTTCTCGGATTGCTAGATGCCATGAATGAGGCCAATGCCTTGAATTTGTCGGAGCTCACGAGCAAGGGAGTTGCACCGACCGGCTAG
- the aguA gene encoding Agmatine deiminase: MRRCVVGLGWIALASGAIGQGLYPDGVDIPRNMTPWEQRIWPYYLDSLQFPTANEPPTGPVRCASEYEPMDGVLMAWEGSTGQNNILTQMAKEITTVGNAKVYMVVDSSSERTSVNSTLSSAGVNMAKVEYCTVTTDTIWIRDYGPRYMFQGGCRAIVDHIYNRPRPNDDAFPSFFRTYKTHPKYDIPLIHGGGNMHLNGIGESFVTRLINNENPGKSEQVIHDLWRDFQNIDTTFFNPFSTNIDLTQHIDMWMQVIADRKVIISDWPLASGSTHDQICDGAANLLASRGWTVYRIPAVTNGGVHYTFTNVTICNNLVLIPVYSNSVADQYETQALQVYQTAMPGYTIKQINCQSLVTSAGVMHCVMMHVPANAGGSNPVAYVLNLNERQNLQAGQQLEVKWIADDDVKVTGVDIRLSPNGGETFPIILAGNTAHDGSQIVTIPGIAGKRLRIQVVARDAEGNTGSDVNDVDLTMLHKLGGR, encoded by the coding sequence ATGCGGCGTTGCGTGGTTGGTTTGGGTTGGATTGCATTGGCATCGGGAGCGATCGGGCAGGGCCTTTACCCGGACGGAGTCGACATTCCCCGCAACATGACGCCATGGGAACAGCGAATCTGGCCTTACTACCTGGACAGCCTTCAGTTTCCTACCGCCAACGAGCCACCGACCGGCCCCGTCCGTTGCGCTTCCGAATACGAGCCGATGGACGGCGTGCTGATGGCTTGGGAAGGATCGACGGGCCAGAACAACATTCTCACGCAGATGGCCAAGGAGATCACGACTGTTGGCAACGCCAAGGTGTACATGGTCGTCGACTCTTCCAGTGAACGGACCAGCGTCAACTCAACCTTGAGCAGCGCCGGGGTCAACATGGCGAAGGTCGAGTACTGCACGGTAACGACCGACACGATCTGGATTCGGGATTACGGCCCCCGCTACATGTTCCAGGGCGGCTGCCGCGCGATCGTCGACCACATCTACAATCGGCCTCGACCGAACGACGACGCCTTTCCCAGTTTCTTTCGCACCTACAAAACGCATCCCAAATACGATATCCCGCTCATTCACGGTGGCGGCAACATGCACCTCAATGGGATCGGCGAGTCGTTTGTCACGAGGCTGATCAACAACGAGAATCCGGGCAAGAGCGAGCAGGTCATCCACGACCTGTGGCGCGACTTCCAGAACATCGACACCACGTTCTTCAACCCGTTTAGCACAAACATCGACCTGACCCAGCACATCGACATGTGGATGCAGGTGATCGCGGATCGGAAGGTCATCATCAGCGATTGGCCGCTCGCATCAGGTTCAACTCATGACCAGATTTGTGACGGGGCCGCGAACTTGCTGGCTTCACGAGGCTGGACGGTCTATCGCATTCCGGCAGTGACGAACGGAGGGGTCCATTACACGTTCACGAACGTGACGATCTGCAACAACCTCGTCTTGATTCCGGTGTACTCCAACTCCGTCGCCGACCAGTACGAGACGCAGGCGCTGCAGGTGTATCAGACGGCGATGCCGGGCTACACAATCAAGCAAATCAACTGCCAGTCGCTGGTCACCAGCGCGGGCGTGATGCACTGCGTGATGATGCACGTACCGGCCAACGCCGGCGGCAGCAATCCGGTCGCCTATGTGCTCAACCTCAACGAGCGCCAGAACCTGCAGGCGGGGCAACAGCTCGAGGTTAAGTGGATTGCCGACGACGACGTCAAGGTCACCGGGGTCGATATCCGTCTTTCTCCTAACGGGGGCGAGACCTTCCCGATTATCCTCGCCGGCAACACCGCCCATGACGGTTCCCAGATCGTGACGATTCCGGGAATAGCTGGAAAGCGGCTGCGCATCCAGGTCGTTGCCCGCGATGCCGAAGGAAACACCGGTTCCGACGTCAACGACGTGGACCTTACGATGCTCCACAAGCTGGGCGGCCGATGA
- the pyk gene encoding Pyruvate kinase, with protein sequence MATLGPATGSREKIGALIRAGTNVVRINCSHGNWDDRHRWIEWVRELSPEISPVGILVDLQGPKFRLGTVEGGEIVLQAGQSITIGQNEGVTLPIPQHEIFERIEPGDRILIGDGEVEIKVGGRCGCTFDAKALCGGPVKSRKGLTLVGKAFSVPAITDQDRHDVFEACKAGADFIALSYVREPVDIRDLRRLVDQYDPTVRLCAKIETREALREIDDILKVSDVVMVARGDLGLQMDTEDVPLAQKRIIGKAVAAGVPVITATQMLESMIVAPRPTRAEASDVANAILDGTDAIMLSGETATGQYPVEAVKTMARIAEKAETLLDHHDLDATPQTNLNTTQAVARSAAQLAASIRAKAIVTTTTSGTTPRMVSKFRPRVPVLCAAWNPRTQAQMALVWGVESLTIAAPRSTDDAVAAAIDAFLRHKKLRVGDTVVVTAGIPPGTAGHTNLILVETVK encoded by the coding sequence GTGGCCACGCTGGGGCCGGCAACTGGCAGCCGTGAAAAGATCGGCGCGCTCATCCGGGCGGGCACGAACGTCGTGCGCATCAATTGCAGCCACGGCAACTGGGACGACCGGCACCGATGGATCGAGTGGGTCCGCGAGCTTTCGCCGGAGATCTCCCCCGTCGGCATCTTGGTCGACCTTCAAGGACCGAAGTTCAGACTGGGAACGGTCGAGGGCGGCGAGATCGTCCTTCAGGCCGGCCAATCGATCACGATCGGGCAGAACGAAGGCGTCACCCTTCCGATCCCGCAACATGAGATCTTTGAGCGGATCGAGCCCGGCGACCGCATCCTGATCGGCGACGGCGAGGTCGAGATCAAGGTCGGTGGCCGATGCGGGTGCACGTTTGACGCCAAGGCCCTTTGCGGCGGACCGGTGAAGAGCCGCAAGGGGCTCACGCTCGTCGGAAAGGCATTCTCGGTGCCGGCGATCACCGACCAAGATCGCCATGATGTTTTTGAAGCGTGCAAGGCGGGCGCCGACTTCATCGCCCTGAGCTACGTGCGAGAACCGGTGGATATCCGCGACTTGCGGCGGCTCGTCGACCAATACGATCCGACCGTTCGCCTTTGCGCGAAAATTGAAACCCGCGAAGCCTTGCGCGAGATCGACGACATTCTCAAGGTGTCGGATGTGGTGATGGTCGCCCGCGGAGATCTCGGACTCCAGATGGACACCGAGGATGTGCCGCTGGCCCAGAAGCGCATTATCGGAAAGGCGGTGGCTGCCGGTGTCCCCGTCATCACCGCGACCCAAATGCTGGAATCTATGATCGTCGCCCCCCGGCCGACGAGGGCCGAAGCCAGCGACGTCGCAAACGCGATCCTCGACGGCACCGATGCGATCATGCTGAGCGGCGAAACCGCAACCGGACAATATCCGGTGGAAGCGGTGAAGACGATGGCCCGGATCGCCGAGAAGGCGGAAACCCTGCTCGACCATCACGACCTCGACGCCACTCCCCAGACGAACCTCAACACGACTCAGGCGGTGGCTCGCTCCGCGGCGCAACTTGCCGCCTCGATCCGTGCAAAGGCGATCGTGACGACCACGACTTCGGGAACGACGCCGCGGATGGTGTCGAAATTCCGGCCCCGTGTACCGGTACTCTGTGCGGCCTGGAATCCGCGCACTCAGGCCCAGATGGCTTTGGTCTGGGGGGTCGAGAGCCTCACCATTGCCGCCCCGCGCAGTACGGACGATGCCGTCGCGGCAGCGATCGACGCGTTCCTGAGGCATAAGAAGCTGCGCGTCGGGGATACCGTCGTCGTGACCGCGGGCATCCCTCCGGGCACCGCCGGCCATACGAACCTGATCCTCGTCGAGACGGTGAAGTAG
- the rpsH gene encoding 30S ribosomal protein S8: MHSDPIADLLTRIRNGSRAKLSAVEVPHSRIKLELVKLLEAEGFVKGHEITTESKFPSIRVHLKYDNRRNPIIHSLKRVSKPGLRVYKGSESLKPLRSGLTTQILSTSQGLMTDREARRKHIGGEILCEVW, translated from the coding sequence ATGCATAGCGATCCCATCGCGGACCTGCTGACCCGCATTCGCAACGGTTCCCGAGCCAAGCTCAGCGCCGTCGAAGTGCCCCACAGCCGCATCAAATTAGAACTCGTCAAGCTCTTGGAAGCCGAAGGCTTCGTCAAGGGCCACGAAATCACGACCGAGTCGAAGTTCCCTTCGATTCGTGTCCACTTGAAGTACGACAACCGCAGAAACCCGATCATTCACAGCCTTAAGCGCGTGAGCAAGCCGGGTCTGCGCGTTTACAAAGGGTCGGAATCGTTGAAGCCGCTTCGAAGCGGGCTCACGACTCAGATCCTTTCGACCAGCCAGGGGTTGATGACCGACCGAGAAGCGCGACGCAAGCACATCGGCGGCGAGATCCTCTGCGAGGTTTGGTAA
- the pepF1 gene encoding Oligoendopeptidase F, plasmid — translation MTAALSAESPAIRWNLSALFSGREDSKIEATWREVHAMSDAFAERYRGKVEGAALDADSMLAALQELESISILGVKPVIYANLLFAADAADPANGAFLQQQMEQGTAVRVKLMFFELELQAAEGAYIEGLLAEPKLADYRHYVGLVRAYSDHRLTEAEEVILEETANTGSRAWQRLFDELTATQTYRFTDPETKETEELSEQEVLDLLRDPNRATRNAAAQSLTDGLVSMQRVLTFIFNNLLQDKRVEDRLRRYEFPEQSRHLSNELKKGTVDLVVDLCREHYGLVSRYYRIKKEILGLSELTHIDRYAPLAEAEERIPWDQARKMILDAFGVFSPTIRDRAEEFFDQEWIDAEPRQGKTGGAFCSFNTPDTHPVIMMTYLGQMDNVQTLAHELGHGVHASLSRGQSYFNYQGTLPMAELASVFAEQIVFERLVSKASAKDRLAMYARKIEDTFATVFRQAAMFRFERTCHHARAEEGELTADRIGEFWQTEMQSMFGDSVKLGEQHRHWWSYVSHFVMSPFYVYAYSFGELLTLSLYDMAKREGPEFEEKYIALLELGGSKSPHELMATVGVDLDSRSFWMGGFHAIENLVQTFEELWTALK, via the coding sequence ATGACCGCCGCCCTCTCCGCCGAATCCCCTGCCATCAGATGGAACTTGTCCGCCCTGTTCTCAGGACGGGAGGACTCCAAAATCGAGGCAACCTGGCGAGAGGTCCACGCGATGTCCGACGCCTTTGCCGAGCGCTATCGCGGGAAGGTGGAGGGCGCCGCTCTCGACGCCGACTCCATGCTCGCCGCGCTCCAGGAGCTTGAGTCCATTTCGATTCTCGGCGTGAAGCCGGTGATCTACGCCAATCTGCTCTTCGCCGCCGATGCTGCGGACCCTGCGAACGGTGCGTTCCTTCAGCAACAGATGGAGCAGGGCACCGCCGTTCGCGTCAAGCTCATGTTCTTCGAGCTGGAGTTGCAGGCAGCCGAGGGCGCTTACATCGAGGGCTTGCTGGCCGAACCGAAGCTGGCCGATTACCGCCATTATGTCGGGCTGGTGCGGGCCTACAGCGACCATCGGCTCACCGAAGCCGAAGAAGTGATCCTCGAGGAAACCGCGAACACCGGCTCAAGAGCTTGGCAACGGCTCTTCGACGAACTCACCGCTACCCAAACCTATCGATTCACGGATCCCGAGACCAAGGAGACCGAGGAGCTTTCCGAGCAGGAGGTTCTCGACTTGCTTCGCGATCCCAATCGGGCGACCCGAAACGCCGCTGCACAATCGCTCACCGATGGGCTTGTCTCCATGCAGCGGGTACTGACCTTCATCTTCAACAACTTGCTTCAGGACAAGCGGGTCGAGGACCGGCTGCGGCGCTATGAGTTTCCGGAGCAATCCCGCCACCTCAGCAACGAGCTCAAGAAGGGAACGGTCGATCTCGTCGTCGATCTTTGCCGCGAGCATTACGGCCTCGTCTCCCGCTATTACCGCATCAAGAAGGAGATTCTGGGGTTAAGCGAGCTCACCCATATCGACCGCTACGCGCCTCTTGCCGAAGCAGAGGAGCGGATCCCTTGGGACCAAGCCCGCAAGATGATCCTCGATGCCTTTGGAGTTTTCAGCCCGACCATCCGGGACCGGGCCGAGGAATTTTTCGACCAGGAGTGGATCGACGCGGAGCCGCGCCAAGGAAAAACGGGCGGTGCCTTCTGCAGCTTCAACACGCCGGACACCCACCCGGTGATCATGATGACCTACCTGGGCCAGATGGACAACGTCCAGACGCTCGCGCATGAGCTCGGCCACGGGGTCCATGCCTCGTTGAGTCGCGGTCAATCCTACTTCAACTACCAAGGCACGCTGCCGATGGCGGAACTGGCCTCGGTCTTCGCGGAACAGATCGTCTTCGAACGTTTGGTTTCCAAAGCATCCGCAAAAGACCGGCTCGCGATGTATGCCCGGAAGATAGAAGATACGTTCGCGACCGTCTTTCGCCAGGCGGCGATGTTCCGGTTCGAGCGGACGTGCCACCATGCGAGAGCCGAGGAAGGTGAGCTGACCGCGGATCGGATCGGCGAGTTTTGGCAGACCGAGATGCAGTCGATGTTCGGCGACAGCGTCAAACTGGGCGAGCAGCATCGGCACTGGTGGAGCTATGTCAGCCACTTCGTCATGTCGCCGTTCTATGTGTATGCCTATTCGTTCGGCGAACTATTGACCTTGTCGCTTTATGACATGGCGAAGCGCGAAGGTCCGGAGTTCGAGGAGAAGTACATCGCCCTCCTCGAACTCGGCGGATCGAAGTCGCCGCACGAGCTGATGGCCACTGTTGGTGTCGACCTGGACTCCCGATCATTTTGGATGGGCGGATTCCATGCGATCGAGAACCTGGTGCAAACATTCGAAGAGCTGTGGACGGCGTTAAAGTAA